The proteins below are encoded in one region of Rhinolophus sinicus isolate RSC01 linkage group LG07, ASM3656204v1, whole genome shotgun sequence:
- the ZNF488 gene encoding zinc finger protein 488 produces the protein MATGKGALHIPSAENRWQLSEPEQGRSCKPMLREKTNHLVSEAAMDIGGQDESYTELALSATPGKCSLGKPLAQEVCWEQGQSAFTEVPRLKERLEGRQAKDREDDDLTGQPRPQQLTQDFPRELAGSVVFSAWPSRARGEQRSAFSKPARCPSGRPAPTSVFQAGRPADVLGELLGLIKTVDAPCWGRLLNSKLLIGDFWNLQTLPQNAPLCSAFLGAPTLWLKCAMAQIPTPSSSSFTPSWALLPPKFTSLGLSTQNWCAKCNLSFRLTSDLVFHMRSHHKKEHAGPDLRSKKLREEALACPICHEYFRECHHLSRHMTSHS, from the coding sequence ATGGCTACTGGGAAGGGGGCTCTGCACATCCCTTCAGCTGAAAACAGATGGCAGCTTAGTGAACCTGAGCAGGGCCGCAGCTGCAAGCCCATGCTGCGAGAGAAAACAAACCACCTGGTTTCTGAGGCTGCCATGGACATTGGTGGCCAGGATGAGTCCTATACTGAGCTGGCACTGTCAGCAACCCCAGGCAAGTGCAGCTTGGGAAAGCCACTGGCTCAGGAGGTGTGCTGGGAACAGGGGCAGAGCGCCTTTACAGAGGTGCCTCGGCTCAAGGAAAGGCTGGAGGGCAGGCAGGCCAAAGATAGGGAGGATGATGACCTCACAGGCCAGCCTCGTCCCCAGCAGCTGACCCAGGACTTTCCCAGGGAACTAGCTGGCAGCGTGGTCTTCTCTGCATGGCCCAGCAGAGCCCGAGGGGAGCAGAGAAGTGCCTTCAGCAAACCAGCCAGGTGTCCATCAGGGAGACCTGCGCCAACCTCTGTCTTCCAGGCAGGCAGACCTGCAGATGTGCTGGGGGAGCTGTTGGGGCTCATCAAGACAGTAGATGCTCCTTGTTGGGGTCGACTTTTAAACTCCAAGCTTTTGATAGGTGATTTCTGGAACTTGCAAACATTGCCACAGAATGCCCCTCTCTGCAGTGCTTTCTTGGGTGCTCCCACACTGTGGCTAAAGTGTGCCATGGCCCAGATACCCACACCCTCATCATCCTCCTTCACTCCCTCATGGGCCCTCCTGCCACCCAAATTCACCTCCCTCGGCTTATCCACCCAGAACTGGTGTGCAAAGTGCAACCTCTCTTTTCGACTGACTTCAGACTTGGTTTTCCATATGCGGTCCCACCACAAAAAGGAACATGCAGGGCCTGACCTGCGTTCTAAGAAGCTGAGAGAAGAGGCCCTTGCATGCCCCATTTGCCATGAGTACTTCCGGGAGTGCCACCATCTCTCGCGGCACATGACTTCTCACAGTTAA